One stretch of Myxocyprinus asiaticus isolate MX2 ecotype Aquarium Trade chromosome 23, UBuf_Myxa_2, whole genome shotgun sequence DNA includes these proteins:
- the LOC127413599 gene encoding homeobox protein EMX2 isoform X1 has product MFQPTPKRCFTIESLVAKDNPLPASRSEEPIRPAALSYANSSQMNPFLNGFHSSGRGVYSNPDLVFAEAVSHPPNSAVPVHSVPPPHALAAHPLSSSHSPHPLFASQQRDPSTFYPWLIHRYRYLGHRFQGNETSPESFLLHNALARKPKRIRTAFSPSQLLRLEHAFEKNHYVVGAERKQLAHSLSLTETQVKVWFQNRRTKFKRQKLEEEGSDSQQKKKGTHHINRWRMATKQGSPEEIDVTSDD; this is encoded by the exons ATGTTTCAACCCACACCGAAGAGGTGTTTTACCATTGAGTCTTTGGTAGCGAAGGATAATCCTTTGCCAGCTTCGAGATCCGAGGAGCCCATACGACCGGCGGCTCTCAGCTATGCAAACTCAAGCCAGATGAACCCATTTTTAAACGGCTTTCATTCCAGCGGCAGGGGCGTCTACTCAAACCCGGATTTGGTGTTCGCTGAGGCTGTTTCACATCCTCCAAACTCCGCCGTCCCAGTCCATTCGGTACCTCCTCCTCATGCTCTGGCTGCTCACCCACTGTCGTCCTCGCACAGTCCGCACCCTCTTTTCGCAAGCCAGCAAAGGGACCCTTCAACTTTTTATCCGTGGTTGATACATAGATATAGATACTTGGGACACAGATTTCAAG GAAACGAAACGAGTCCTGAAAGCTTCCTATTGCACAATGCACTGGCAAGAAAGCCCAAAAGGATTCGGACAGCTTTTTCACCCTCACAGCTACTACGGCTTGAACATGCTTTCGAAAAAAATCATTACGTCGTCGGTGCGGAACGAAAACAGCTCGCTCACAGCCTTAGCCTCACAGAAACTCAG GTAAAAGTTTGGTTTCAGAATCGAAGGACGAAGTTTAAGCGTCAGAAATTGGAGGAGGAAGGGTCAGACTCGcaacagaaaaagaaaggaaCTCATCACATAAACCGATGGAGAATGGCCACAAAACAAGGAAGCCCAGAGGAAATTGACGTCACCTCAGACGATTAA
- the LOC127413599 gene encoding homeobox protein EMX2 isoform X2 produces the protein MFQPTPKRCFTIESLVAKDNPLPASRSEEPIRPAALSYANSSQMNPFLNGFHSSGRGVYSNPDLVFAEAVSHPPNSAVPVHSVPPPHALAAHPLSSSHSPHPLFASQQRDPSTFYPWLIHRYRYLGHRFQGKSLVSESKDEV, from the exons ATGTTTCAACCCACACCGAAGAGGTGTTTTACCATTGAGTCTTTGGTAGCGAAGGATAATCCTTTGCCAGCTTCGAGATCCGAGGAGCCCATACGACCGGCGGCTCTCAGCTATGCAAACTCAAGCCAGATGAACCCATTTTTAAACGGCTTTCATTCCAGCGGCAGGGGCGTCTACTCAAACCCGGATTTGGTGTTCGCTGAGGCTGTTTCACATCCTCCAAACTCCGCCGTCCCAGTCCATTCGGTACCTCCTCCTCATGCTCTGGCTGCTCACCCACTGTCGTCCTCGCACAGTCCGCACCCTCTTTTCGCAAGCCAGCAAAGGGACCCTTCAACTTTTTATCCGTGGTTGATACATAGATATAGATACTTGGGACACAGATTTCAAG GTAAAAGTTTGGTTTCAGAATCGAAGGACGAAGTTTAA